The Oikeobacillus pervagus genome window below encodes:
- a CDS encoding YugN-like family protein has product MYEISSTIEGQHHNLYKLEQLLKPQGYSIGGNWDYDHGYFDYKIDDELGYHFLRVPFSVVDGQLDSPGVTVRLERPFLLSHKYQQGVDDFAGTGTFSGSFNQFSEPVDPDATIPKKYISYGKDLVKDLEEMLQD; this is encoded by the coding sequence ATGTATGAGATTTCATCTACCATTGAAGGCCAGCACCATAATTTATATAAACTCGAACAATTATTAAAGCCACAAGGGTATTCCATTGGCGGGAACTGGGACTATGATCATGGCTATTTTGATTATAAAATAGATGATGAATTAGGGTACCATTTTTTGCGAGTTCCCTTTTCAGTTGTTGATGGTCAATTAGATTCGCCGGGGGTAACGGTTAGATTGGAACGACCGTTTTTATTATCACATAAATATCAACAAGGTGTAGATGATTTTGCCGGAACTGGTACATTTAGTGGCTCTTTCAATCAGTTTTCCGAACCCGTTGACCCCGATGCGACCATTCCAAAGAAATATATTTCCTATGGGAAGGATCTTGTAAAAGAC
- a CDS encoding glucose-6-phosphate isomerase, whose amino-acid sequence MMTHIQFDFSKAFPIVKEHEIYYLRDAVKVAHHSLHEKTGVGNEFTGWIEWPTQYDRKEFQRIQQTAQKISADSDVLLVIGIGGSYLGARAAIEMLHHSFYNMLSDKHRQTPQIFFIGQNMSATYMKNVIDLLEGKDFSINVISKSGTTTEPAIAFRLFKKVLEDKYGVTGARKRIYATTDQKKGALKLLADKEGYETFVIPDQIGGRYSVLTAVGLLPIAVSGSNIEKIMEGASQAQQDFSHSEVEDNHAYQYAAIRNILYNKGKTIEMLTNCEPNLQSFAEWWKQLFGESEGKDLKGIFPASANYTTDLHAIGQYIQEGRRDLFETILKVESSRHPLIIEEDDENLDNLNYLAGKNIDYINQMALEGAMLAHIDGGVPALVIHLPAMDEYTFGYLVYFFEKACAMSGYLMGVNPFDQPGVEAYKTNMFALLGKPGFEEKKTELEQRLQQLKKLRE is encoded by the coding sequence ATGATGACTCATATTCAATTCGATTTTTCGAAAGCGTTTCCTATTGTGAAGGAGCATGAAATATATTATTTAAGGGACGCAGTGAAAGTAGCCCATCACTCATTACATGAAAAAACAGGGGTGGGAAATGAATTTACAGGTTGGATCGAATGGCCAACCCAATACGATCGGAAGGAATTTCAGCGAATTCAACAAACAGCCCAAAAAATTTCAGCCGATTCTGATGTGTTACTAGTGATTGGCATTGGGGGATCCTACTTAGGAGCTCGAGCAGCCATCGAAATGTTACATCACAGTTTTTATAATATGCTTTCGGACAAACACCGACAGACACCACAGATCTTTTTTATTGGACAAAATATGAGTGCGACTTATATGAAAAATGTCATCGATCTCCTTGAAGGAAAGGATTTCTCCATCAATGTCATTTCGAAATCAGGAACGACTACTGAACCTGCGATCGCATTTCGTTTATTTAAAAAAGTATTGGAAGATAAGTATGGCGTAACCGGGGCAAGAAAGAGAATTTACGCAACCACTGATCAAAAAAAAGGGGCGCTAAAGCTTCTGGCAGATAAGGAAGGGTATGAAACTTTCGTGATTCCTGATCAAATTGGCGGAAGATATTCTGTCTTAACTGCTGTGGGGCTATTACCTATCGCTGTGAGTGGGTCAAATATAGAAAAAATCATGGAAGGTGCCAGCCAAGCCCAGCAAGATTTCAGTCATTCTGAAGTAGAGGACAATCATGCCTATCAATATGCGGCTATTCGCAATATTTTATACAATAAGGGAAAGACCATTGAAATGCTGACGAATTGCGAACCGAATTTACAGTCATTTGCTGAATGGTGGAAGCAATTATTTGGCGAAAGTGAAGGAAAGGACCTAAAAGGGATTTTCCCGGCATCAGCCAATTATACAACCGATCTTCATGCAATTGGGCAATATATTCAAGAAGGACGGAGAGATTTATTTGAAACGATCCTGAAAGTAGAAAGTTCTAGACATCCTTTAATAATTGAAGAGGATGATGAGAATTTAGATAATTTGAATTATTTAGCTGGGAAAAATATTGATTATATAAATCAAATGGCTCTAGAAGGTGCGATGCTTGCCCATATCGATGGGGGGGTACCAGCCCTTGTGATTCATTTGCCCGCAATGGATGAATACACATTCGGTTATCTTGTTTATTTTTTTGAAAAGGCATGTGCGATGAGTGGATATTTAATGGGAGTCAATCCATTTGACCAACCAGGTGTCGAAGCTTATAAAACCAATATGTTTGCACTTTTAGGAAAACCAGGGTTTGAAGAGAAAAAGACAGAACTTGAACAAAGGTTACAGCAATTAAAAAAACTCCGTGAATAA